The Fusarium oxysporum f. sp. lycopersici 4287 chromosome 6, whole genome shotgun sequence DNA segment TGGGACTGAGATAAGCGGAAATCGTAAGTTTAATCATGAATTTACTCCAGGGCAAAGAGCAGCCACAATGGCGGAGCTACATGCCGGCAAATCTCAGAGGGAAGTTGCAGATAACTTCTCAACGACCCAGGGGACCATCTCGAAGACCAAAAGACGATGGGAACAACACCACAACCTTGCCTCACAGCCACGAAAAGGACGTCCAAAGAAACTCACGCCGCTACAGCTTATCAGGATTAATTCGTATATTAATCGGCATCGCGAAATCACCTGGAATGACGTTCTGTATGAACTGGAATTAGATGTCTCTATTCGCACTCTCAAGAGACGTTTACAGAGCAATTGGCGCCGCAAATGGCGGTCAAAAAGACGGATTTAACTGTCAGAAGAAGACGCAAAAGAGCGGCTTGAACACTGTACGTTTTGGCTCCGTCATCTCGATGATTACATACGCGTAAGTCGGTTtaaaatgaagctattcccACTGACTTTGGCGTACAGATTTGCTTCAGTGATGAGGTTACTGTACAGAATGCCCCGAACAACCCTGACGGCTGGGTCTTTCGCCGGCCTCATGAGAAATACCGTAAGGAACCTAGTTAATGTTCAATCTCACGGAAAAGCCTGTCAATCGATTATGTTCTGGGCAGGAATCTCTGGAAGGAAAAGGACGTATATTATCCCTATGACGAGAGATATTACGTCTGAAAAAGGAGGTTATTCTAGCTGGTCATATCGTAAATCCCTGACGGAaggtcttcttccttttatTGATGAATTTGGTGATTCCCAACAGGATAACGCGCGTGTACACATCGCCAAAGCTTCAAAAGACTGGCTGCTTTTACACGGCATTATTCCATTAAATGGCCTGCACATTCCCCTGATTTAAATCCGATTGAGCATATATGGAAGGCTTTAAAGGCCAAATTACGAAGAATTCATCCTGAATTTATCAGACTAGGCAAAAGCGAAGCTCACAGGAAATTACTGATCAAATGGATCCAAGAAGCGTGGGAGGCGTTGCCTGACCGActgttgttgaagctgaCGACTTCAGCTGCTAACAGACTTCGGGCTTGCAAACGGGCGCGCGGATGGTATACAAAATATTAATCTACAGACTCAGGGCTATTAATTGATATATGAATGAAGCTATTTTGATAATTAATTGCTGTTCAATTGCAAAGTGAATTAATATGTTGAAATAATTGGTGTTGGTGGGGCGGGGTGATTCCAGACTTTTGGCCTATTATTTTAGCCTAATGATCGTCTCCCTACTAGTGTTCACCTTTCTGCCGCCACTGTCTCCTCCAGAGTCAATCTTATACTCTTCATCTTTGCCGTTTAGTCCTTGCACTCGCActtccagctcctccagtGCTGCTTCTTTTTACCCATGGCCTTGAATGCTCTATTGCCTCCAATGTTATGCTGTCGCCAGGCTGACAATCGGATTTCTCGTATACCGTGCACTCAAAGCACCGTACAAGCGATTTAGTGCCTCGGGAATTGACATCAAAGTCATTGACATTCTTTGGGAGGTTTTTGCAGTCGCCTGGTTTGCCAAACCCAGTGAATGATTTACCGTGCCTGAGATCGAGTCTGATCAGGTTGATGCCTGCCTCACACTTAGGTGCACGGGTATCGAGCATGTCGCTATCGTCAATGACGGCGGCATTGGCTACTCCAAGGCCCAAAGCGACAAAGGGGAGAATATAAGGGAAGTGCATTGTTGGCTGTCTTGAGGTTTTTAGAAGTTGGGTTTgtggctcttcttctctgtgATGTATTTCTTGAGATGCTGCAGTTTGCGATGAAGATTGGTTTAAGATTGTCGAGTAATGCctaggtatttataatagtCTGTCTCTGCACTCCCCTTCCACATGCATTTTCTCTGTCTTTTACGTTCGCTCACCAGCTAGTTTTCAGCTCACTATACCACCCTTTTCACTGCGAGCTATCAGTAGCGATACTTCTCCGTTCGTAAACGCTGAGGACTGCTTTGGGCTCAGCCTCTCCGTCCTAGAGCCGATGCGAGAGAGCTGCAACCACCACTAGGCAGCTGCGACGCTTTCATGTTGTTCCATTATGGCTTCACTGTCGTCCAACAGAGGTCTAGAACAGGTGAGTTATTTTTAGTCTTACCTTGTTATGTATTAAATTTGTCATTGTTGTTAATCATTCCACAAATTAAGATAGAGAATGAGGCATGGCTGACGGGAGTTTCGCCTACCGGTAGAGCCCCGATCAGTAAAAGGTGGCTATTAAAAATACTGTAGTCAAGGTCAGATAGTATGGCAGCTGACGCTACAGTATCCCCTCCACTCCATATCTATTTCTGAATGCTTTCCCTACCCGTGTAAGAGTCATGTCCGTGTAGTCAAAACGTCATGCCCGTATAACAATTCCCTACTCAAGTAGTTGCAACCTCTTCACCAATACGAACAATTCTCCACACATTGGGAATGTAAGCATCTCTCCTCGAAGCTCACCTCTTACTGTgttatttataatagttGAAGCCCACCTCCGGAAGGTAGCAACCTCAGACGGATGGTAAGTCCCTGCAGTTGGCACAGCTATAAGGGGTGATATACGCTGGTTTGTATTGATAATCGCGAGAATTAGCAGTTTATCAATTGGTAACTTATACCTAAGATAAATGTCGAGATGCTACTTAAGGGTAACAGCCTAGCCATCTGTACTTCAAGCGGAGCTCTTATGATTATCCTTGGCGTAGGGTTGAGTGGTGTGAGTAACTTCTTCTAGGGTCCAAGAATAAATACTGTGAGAGGGTGGTACTGTAGGCTTGGTATGGTGTAGTGGTGCTAGTATATTTGCACTGTATCTCCTTGAGTTTTCGGATGCTTACGCTCCGACCCTTCCGTACGGCTGTCTTACGGAATACAGTGTTTATCACCCCCGGTTGGTTCATCGTCATGAGGGTGTCATGTAAAGCACTCGACTAGTGGCTGTAAAACCCATGAAAATCGAATGTGGGAGATCTACAGTACGGAGTTTGGTGAAAGCCATTCTTATGTTTCTCCACATGTCGAGGGCCCGAGGTATCAAGGAGATGGCATTCAGAATCCTGCACCCTTATTAAGAATTGACTTTCTGCCACTGTGGGAGGACAAATAAGGGCTCGTGGTTGTATGCCGATGTGACGAAAATACGTGTTGCCCTACTCCACCACAATCTCAGCTCCCACTGGATTCGCCTTGGATGGGAGGCTACCTACTGTGACTAACCAACCTACACGTATTTCATAATACTGTAAGGACTCACGAAATTCGACCCGACCGGTGGATCCCCTTAGTGGCGGGCTAGCCTAATTCGGCCGGTCACACGATGCGGCTCTTCCCGGCAGATATCAAATCGGCATGCCGATAATCAGGGTTCAAATCCATACCACGAAATCCACATATGGATCCATAATGTGGATCCATATCCATTCCATTCCATTCCACGTGGGCTTCAGCATTTCCATATCCACGCCACGAAGCCCCTTCCACATGTTCCACATGTGGAAATCGTGGAATATTTTAGGTGGGGTTCGAAAATACCTTGATTTCCTTGTGAAATCCCGCATATCCTAAGTACTTTCTATCACCcacaacaacacaacatcGATTTGCCACCCCATTTTCCTCCGTACACAATGAGTCCATTCTGGGGGCTTCACTGTTACTCGCGTTACTACCCCAAATCGAAATGGCCACTCCCCATCCTACCAAGTCAACCACATCCGTTCCAGAACGAACAGAAGAGGACAATCAACGGCTCTTTCAGCTCTACAAAAGCTGGATCTTGACGGAGAGAGACGGCAAGGCGCGTCTATAGGTATATCGGTTCGGCTACGAATATCCAGCATAACAAGAAACAGGAACGTCGGTGGGTGTGTTGCCTTTGCGTCAAGCAACGGCGGATTTTAATGGACCAATGACAAAAACATTGACGTCACCGAGGGCGGGCGGGACCCATTAATTACCATTGTTGGACGAAGTAGGTTTCCATTCCACGAATTCCACAATATGGATCCATTTCCATAATGGATCCATTTCCACCCATTCCACATCGAAATTATTAGTCAGCATCCATATCCACGCCATATTCACAAATGTGTCGTGGAGTGTCGTGGATTTGAACCCTGCCGATAATCTTCGTTATGGGCATCTTGATTACCTCAACCCATACTTCTATAGTTGAATGAAGACATATGGCTTCGTGGTATGTAACAAAATGCCCCTCGAAGAGCGCTCTATTAATATACCAAAGCCAGGGCAGGCTGTCCTACCTGGTCGCAAGAAGCCTAGCCCGAAAGTCAAGCCGATCCAGGGCCGCAAATATAAAGTGGAAAAGCCGGTTATACCTCCTCTACGCGACTGTATATACTGGCAAACTTGACTAAAATAGATGACTAATATTCCTGCTTATCCTGGTCATTTTTAACTATAATCAATTAATTGCATTGAACTTCAAACCAGTCGCAACGCCGCAATTGTAATTTTCTGTTGCAGAAAATGAAAATTCAATATGTCCTTACTATAATGAATTGATGCATGTGCTTAAAATCCATTTTACTAAACAAATGTTAGGGGTGACCTGAATCTGTTTAGGTTAAATGGATTCAGATCGTCATTTCATTAGCGCCTTTTTTTTATATGGGTATTTAAATGGATTCGCAGCTGAATCCGCCGCGCAGCTAAAATAGGATAGGATAGGATAGGCGATCTCTCTTCTGGCTGCTGCTTTAATGCCTTTATAATGCTTCTTTAAATGCGGCTTGACCTCCTTGGTGACATATGCATTACGGCATACTATACAAGTCACAAATGGAAACTCGGTTAATTTGATAAATGGTAACATCTTGGCTTCTTTGATTTTACTTGAATATGGGATGAATGGTTTGTTTTTATAACTATTTACTTATCTTAATTTTACCCTTGTTAAACTTGCTTTTGTTATTACTATGATACTAAACCTTAAATCTTGTCTGACTCGAACCTAGACTATACCTTGGCTTAGGTCTAAATCTGATCTTGACTCATCCCTTTGGCGGGTGAAAGCCCTTTCTTTGCTTATCCTGCCCCTCACTTGACTCCTTATGTCTGATGATAATTGTGAGGCCTCAAAAGCCTCACTTCAGCACCTTGAGCTGGATTGACATGTGGTTTAGTGATACTTAAGTCGACCTTTACGTACTGTCTGGGTTACAATTAGCCATTTGTTTGGAAAGAGTGGATGGAATGGTATTTCCAGTCAACTCTGGTTAAAAGACGGGACATGATGGCTTGAACCACTCGCTGAGCCCATATATGAATGCCACGTATGAGTTAGCGTCGATCTGTTGCAGTAGTGTCGCTCTCGACCAATACAATCCACTATGGTTGAGCTGGCGTGAATAATGATTTAATCATAGGACGCCGCTATGATGCTACAGTACATAAGCCTCAGATTCCTTTTTTCTTAGCACTTGCAATAACAGTAGTATTATACTTGGCACACTGTGTAAAAGTTGGTGCATGTGATGCATAAACTAAATACCATATGTGATTGTGACCCTTACTTGCCCCTCATATTACATTTAAGGTTTTCAACTTCTGTAACTACATGACCGTCGAAGATTGGATCCACGCCGTGGAAATATGGGGGAAAAACCCGTATCTCGTCTGTCGCCAAGCTGGTGCTGTGCATCCAGTGAACCAGGTTATCTCCAGGCTATCCCCTGATTATCCTCATCTGAGTGTCGATCTACGATTCTCGAGTCTTGGACCGCAAAACAGGACTTCCATCAATTAATATGTGTACATACAGAAGAAGTCGTCGCTTGAAACTCATGATGCTCATCGCCAATCACAAACACGGCAACTATACAGTACCATTAAACCCATACGTCATATTATATCCTGAATTTCTCTGACTAGACTGCAGATAATGAGTTGATTTCAGAATGATAATATTCTTAAGACCATGTCCTTTGTGGCGCCACTGTCATGCTTCCATGTGTTGGAGGCCAGAAGAACCTTGAAAATAACCTTGTTGATCACTGGTGCTGCTGTCATTGTCATCTGGCCGCGGGGCTGTAGTTATGAGTGTGATGCCCGTACCCCGATTCTCTGAAGAGGACCTTTGCCATGTCAAGTTATCCACTATTTTATATGCCTGTTTCGCAATGTACTGTTGAATTAGAGTACATATGCAATCGTTATGCCTCAGAATTTCGGATTGGAGTTGGGAAACGTTCTCCTGAAGGTCGTTGTAGCAAGCAGCAAGCAGACTGCTGGTTTTTGGAAGATGCGGGTGATAGTTGAGTGGTAACGAAGCTCGGCTCATCCATCAAGCCACCAGCAATTTCACCATGGAAGTAATGCTCTGAAGCTGGGTTTGGGAGAGATGAAGCTTGAGAACTGGACGAGTTTGTTGGGAAGGATTGATTAGAGGAACTTATCCAATGCCATGAAATGAGGTATTCGGGCAAGTCTTGCCAGGCAAGATCAAAGAAATATTGAGTGTCAATAGGTCCATCACTTTCGATTAAAGAAGCAGTTGGGAAGTAGCTGTTTTCTGCTAGGGTTGCCGCAAAAGCCATAATCCGTGTATGATGGAAATTTTCCTCAATCTCTTTTCGACTTATGCCATGAATTGATGCGTGACACTTGGTGGTTAAGACTTGAGTGGTTAGAGGTGATGAAGTGTGCACAGACATTCGAATTAAACGAGTTATGGGACAAAAAAGTAACTTATGGTGCTCCAAATAAGACTTTAGGCCCTGCAGGGCTGCGGCCGTATGGGAAGCCAATTGATCATCTTGGTTTGCCTCATGAATTACCCCTACCCCATTATAGACGATGATGGCAAGGCCTGGTTGTTCATCATACTGCGGTGATATACATCCGACTCAGATCATCTGATCTGCCTGTTCCATGCTGCCTGCAATTTGTAAACACCATCCTCGATGTCGATCGAAATCGACAGAAGCTGTGCCCGTCAAGGCCGGTTATCCGCCAAAATATGTCGATGGCCTAGTCGCAGTCTCGACCTTTAATATTGGCTCTCTGCTCGGGGCCGCAATAATTTAACTTTTGACTATGGGTCTTATGACGATAGCATGATTTGATATGATCCTGGTGCTCTCTCCAACCCACCCAATTAAAATAATGTTATGGCTCTCTTATTAACAAGACCGCGAGGCTCATTTCTACACAATTCCCGACCGTAATTACCGCTCTGAATATTTTCCCTCTATTGGCGCAAAATAAGGTTTTTAATTTGTGTTTGGGATTTTGGGTCGGAAGATAACTGAAGTAATTCGGAGAAAAGGAAAACTAACTTCTCAGCTCATCTCGTACAACAACAAATTGAGATATGCATATTCGGAAGAGATTGAGGGCCCTCTATCAACAAGCCCCTCTTTCAACCAAACATGCGCCGCTACTTCACCTCATCTCAAATTCCGCGCACCAAACAAAACACTTCACCTTCATTGCAGACTACAATGTTATTGGTACCATGATTTCGCCGCGTTATTCCATTACCCCCCGTTACATTCCAGAAGGCCCAGGGAGTTATCTCAGGCGTTATTGCCGTCCTGACACGGACTAATTATACCTGTACCCAGCTGCTGGATGATGACTGATTAGATATCAAGCCGTCCACAGATTTGAGTGCTTCACTTGCAACGTATCGTTGAATGAGAGCACATTCACAATCGCCATGCCCCAAGAGTTGGGATTTTAGTTGGAAAACCTTCTCTTTTAGGTCGTTGCAGCAAGAAGACAGTTGTTGGTGCCGGTCTTGCAGTTCTTCCACCTGGGCGGTCAAGGAATCTTGTTCATCCTGCTTGCGAGCACGACATTTGGCAGCAGCCTGCCGGTTTCGCTCCAAGGCCTTCATGTAGCGGTCGTTCTTAGCCCGGCTCGGCTCGGTTCTCCTCCCTTGCGCATCCTTGGTTTCACAAAGCAGCCGCCTGCTTCTCGTCTTTTTACCTGGCTTAATCCCCTTGGAAGACTCCAATGTTAAGTTAGACAGGCTCGAGTCTAGAAAAATGGCGTCGGTTGGGCTTCTCTGGCTGTTATGATGGTTTTCTGAACCGTCAGGTGTCGTGTCCCAGGTTGAGGGAGCTTGTGCTGTTGAACGATTGTATCCATTATATTGCTGGATAGTAGAGGATATGGACAATGCAGAGGATGGATTTGAAGCGTTCTCTAGACTCGCCTCTGCCAACCCACTACCAATGATATCATCTTTGATGTGGTACCCCGAGGATGGAGTCGAGAGATATAACGCTTCGGAATTGGACGAGTTCATCGTGGAAGAAGCAGTTGATGAAACAATCCAATGCCATGGAATCAGATATTCCGGCATATCTCCCCGAGCGCAATGAAAATAAGACTGGTCTTGAGCGGACCCATCCCAGTCAACAAGGGAAGCCATGTCAAAGTCGGAATATCGAGACTTTTCTGAAGATGTAAAAATAAAGCCTGCCGCGATCTTTTTCACAGATACTTAAGACTTCAGACCAAATCTGAAATCTTAGATGACCAAACCTGTGTCAAAGGCAGTTTCAGAGCGGCGTGGGTTAATTCGCGAGAACGAAGGGTACAAAAAGGTGCAAGTTGACTCAGCCACCAGGAAACGAGAGCAACTTGAAGCAGCTGAGTGCTCACTCCGGGGATAAAACCATCGACCGCTGCATGAAGCCATAGATCCTTTACTCTTTTTATTCTAGGACTGGCAAAGGCCAGGGTCCCCGCTTCGATTTCAGGGGTCGCCTTAACCCCAACGCAACCTTGAGTGAAGGTCTGACCATGCTTTTTATGGTACGTGCGGCGACATGCGATAACTCTCAGCTCTCATATCTTATGAGCTGTTATCTCTATATGCCCAAAGATAATCGCCAAGATACAAGGTGGAGCATCACACATATGGCACCTCTAAATCGTGAAATTCAGTCGTGATCTGCGTCACATCAGATCACCGCAATCCTGAGTTCTTGATGAACTAAAGGACTCATGACAGTGATATGACATCGCATGGTTACCTTAAAAATCTGCAGACTACTGTATGCAGGCTACGATCTATAGGCTTTGATGAAGCCATAAAAACGAGTTATCAGGTAATGATCTGATGCCGGCCGTTAGCCGCCCCCCACACGTGGAAATTATTGCTTCACTTAAATTCTTTGTGACTAAGCTAAAAATAAGGGATAACTAATCAGCTTTTCTTCTAAAGTCCACAGCGAAGTTAATCTCTGAATTGTTGTCCCAGTACTCCTGACCATTCACAGCATATCGCACGCAAAAGAACAGAGGATTCAGGACGAACTCATCCAGATCAGACATGGCAATCCCGAAAACGAATTTGTCATACTCTTGCCCCTCTCTAGTCCTCGCCGCACGGTAATAATACGCCGGCGTCTCTGAGATGGTCTTCCAATAATCCCGCGTAAAACGGCAAACAATGGATTTCTCAAAGGCCAAGTTGGCTACTGCGACGAAGCCAAAGAGAGCCAGATGGCGCCCTGAAAAGTAGAGCCTTTCTACTCTCACAGGCATCGACTTTCGGGTGCTGTCATTTTCGGGAAAGTTGAGTGCGACAGCCTCCCATCGAGGCTGTTTGATAATTTGACTGCTGGCTAGATGTTTATGCACGGTTGAGATTTCGTACGCAGATGATCCAGTCTTCCAAATGTTGGCAGGCTTGTCGGACTTGAAAAAGTAACAGACTTGTTCCAGCTGCGAGTGGAAATCAACAGTCTTGGGTAAAGCTGGCTTTCCCTCGCCACCGCGATGACCACGGTCACTGCACATGCGTAGAGCTGGATGAGACTGCCACCAAGTCtctttatttttcttagGGGTCATTCTTTCATTCATGTGTGATAGCTTCGCTATAGCTGGGACGCTCATACTGTGAGTCTTGCCTCCATAGGTGGAAATGTGGCTCAGTGAAGAATATTAACTCCAACAGAAGGACAATGGTGAAATGCATGAGCTTACGGACAAACTGTTGAGCTGCCCTGTCTGAGAGGAATTTGACTAAGGGTCATGTGCTgaggattatataaaagtCCGGAGACTGCTTTTTTGCTGGTCCTGTAATATATGACAAACTCCGAAATCCACGAGCAGTTCCTTGGAGGTTGGTAACTCGGCAGACCTTCTGATCGGGAAGCCGGGCTTCGGTGACATAATGAAGCATGGGTAGTGGTCTCATATCGATCTGACAACTTTATTTACTAACTTTGGACGTCTCGCGCTTTCGGGCTATGTGCACTGATTCAATATTAATGTAACCACACAGATTCCCCTCACGATCATCACCGTCAGCGCTAGGATCATCAGATCATGCTGACCAGCCAATCACTACTTTACGTCCTGATCACAGTACTCACACGCAAGATTCCAGTCCGTGCTAGCATTTTGCCGACCCACCACAATCCCTGGACCCTGGAGCATTCACTAAACCCCGCCATTGTATGCACCCAGTGCATCTCAGCCGCAAATTTTTGCGATTGCAACATGCTCTGATCGGCGAgttggaagagagagaatATGATTCTCGACTCTGAGGGTAGGTGAATCTTAGAGGCTGCAATCTCCTGATTTTATATCAACAGAGCATCATGATATGACCGGGTCATTTTTACTTACAATCCAGCCAAGCTGTCCCTTCTCCCTATCATCCAACCCCCCCCTCCCTGCCTTTTGCGAATACCGTCGTTGCGCATCACGAGTCTCACGCTTGTCAAGATACGAACCAGGCTCGATTCTAGCCGGCCGTATTCCTCCAAGTATCTGGCAAATGAGCATAAATTTCATTCATCTCGACTGGAGATTTGTTCAACTCGACTTTTTTCAGTCAACATACCAGATTTCACTACAGTTTAGGTCTGAAATTATTCTCCTACGTTGGGCATTGACTAGCCCCTCCTGAACCCTCTACTGTTACAAACTCTATCAGAACTTAACTGTACTGTGTGGTCAAGGGATTGCTGGTCGCCGGCTGCATTGCGGATCGGTTTGAGTGTCTAGCCTATCCTCCTGCAAAAGCTGCGAACTATCCCATACGCATTTAAGATTTGTCCTGGCCGTTGATCTGACCAATAATCGATGTCCGCACTGAACTATATAACAAGCTTAACCCAATAACGGGCCTGGAGAGGCCTCCCTATGGCGTTGTCTAGGAAGCGGGGGTAGGCGAACCGCATCTCGGGAGTGTCACAATCTCTACAGCCCACCGCCGACACGTTAATGTTCATCGATGAAGAATGTGGGCGGCCCTGTGTGCCAAAATGACTACCTGTTCAGAGGGACACTAAGAAAAAAGGACATGCATTTTCTCCAAAACACGACTCTTATTATAAAACAAGCCAATATCCTCGTTGCTTCCAGGATAACCAAGAAAATAATGCTTTGCATATCTCACGCATCGAAACACAACCCATACAGACCTCACGAATGTAAGAATTCTAGGTCGTTACAGCTAGGATCTTCGTGTCTGGGCGTCATGAAGGAAACCTGGCAGGAGTGACGGCATTACCTACATATACATAAGCGGCGATCAAAAAGTCTCTTTACCAGTGACTAAAACATACTAGCCAGGCACCAGCTCTTATGAGAAGGGgtgaaaaaaaaataaaaaataaaaaataaaaaataaaaaatagAATAAGAAGACTTTCGAGGATTATATTGTCACCTTATTGCTGTAAGGATCAGAAGTCGGACTAGAGTGGGGCTGAGGGGCATTTGATCGAGATTACAGAGAACGAGAAAGAAGTCGACATTTGACAGACGGTGCTTGAAGCCCGTACCCACGTGAGTACAGTATAAATCATCCCCCTATATCTTCATCTAGCTTGGGACTTACTTGGATGGTTTCTCTTATTAAAATCCTCAAAGCAATCTTGAGAGAAACGATTAAAATGAACAAGTGATTACTAACACTGTAAAAGGCGGTACATAGGTGCTTATTAACACAAATCAATGTCAGATCAACAATTAGGGGAGTTGATGGTATTGCTGGAGTCTAGAccattcttctcatcttttTCAAAGTTTATTGTACCGTATCAAATCTACGTAGTATTCGACCCCCTTCTGAAAGGGGCACCAGATGACCCTCCAAGACTGTTCACCACCACCCTACCTGAGTCCGATTTATCAGAATGGTGGGAATAGCTCAGCCAACTTGTAGGGCCCATGGCTGAAGGAAAGGGTGAATTAAACGGCGGGGCCCGACGGCCGCAGGGGTGATGGATTTCGCATAAGAAATATGACAAGCAAACCATCAACATCGTCCGTCGAACAGCAATACTACATTGCTCAAGTTCCTTTTTAATTTTATCGTCCGTCTTACGCATATCGCTTGCGTAAACTATTTACAACCAGTTCCTTTATGGCCACCTACGATTATGCGACTGATCTTGGTGGGCTTTACTGGAATAAGGAAGACAGCCTAGTCGAGGTGCGTAGAGGCTGCTACCAACCCGGTTCCACCTCTAGGTGACATTCAATTTGCTTCCATTCTGGCCCTTCTGTTATTGAGACCAAATCATTATTTTGATCTCATAGCATCTAACATTCCTCGTGTCGGTTATCGCTAACAACCCGCAGCCGTCTTTTGACTCTGTCCTCAACCAATCCAGTCAAGGTAGGAAGCCTCCCAACGTTATAATGTCTCATTTGACGCTCATACAGCTTAGACACCCTTTTAGTCGACACTCCATGTGGAACCAAGGCATACGATCTTTCGACAGCTTACACTGATCCAGTATTTGCATCATTTCAAGCCTTGACGGCTTCGCCCTTTGTTGAACCGTGCACATCCGATTTTGCCTTCTCTAATGTCGGCTCATCTGTAGGCATTGACGAAATCGTCGTTCAGTCGGGTTATACGGCAGGATTTGAGACTATGGAAGGAAATTCCACCGGTGCCACGTCTGGCACAGATGAGAAGACAATCTCGGCTCACTTACCCAAGGAAAATAGCATCAGGGACAACTGCGACGACAACTGCCAAAACAGCGAGGGGTCCCTAAACCCGCGCGCAGAGGTCAAATTGCGTGCAGCATCTCGCAAGCCAAAGATATCTCGAAAGAAGCCAGCTATTGACCCAAACACCCAGCAAGCTCGCGAGTGCCACAATAACATCGAGAAACAGTATCGGACCCGTTTGAAGTTGCGCTTCGAAAAGTTGCTCACGGTACTGCAAGCCTCACGGTGGGAAGACGAGAGCTCAAGAGAGGTAAAGTCTTTGGAAATGAACTATTGCGTTAGCAGAGGCGACGTTTTAGATGCTGCGAGCCAGCACATTTTAGATttggagaaagaaaacaaacGGCTTTCATGCAAAATCAAAGAGCTCAGTCAGGGTTTGATGGTTGGTTAGGAAAAATCAAGTCTGGATAAAAGCCTCCCCGACTTAAGGCTGCGTGGTCGGTGACTTATAGCTCGTATGTGCACTGGACTCGATAATTAGATGGATGACGGTTTAAGGACATTACTTACTGGGGCTTGTATAGGAAAATTAATTGACGCAGCTTTGTAAGCCAGCCATGCCTAAAGAATGCCCTTTATAGCTTGTGTCCCGTAGATAAGCAGTGAGTAGACCGAGGAGGTGTCAGTACCTGGTGTCAGTATCGGTTGCTTGTGACATGGGTCTGGGTCGGCTGATACACCACCAGGGATCAGCTAAAACAAGAGCTTCCGTCTGGAATAGGAGGTGCATACACCCAAGGAGAATTCTGGTCTATAACCGCAAGGGCGCAAGGGCGAACAAGTTGATCACCGGAGCCCAATAAGACCAGTGAGCAAGGCATTTACGACAT contains these protein-coding regions:
- a CDS encoding hypothetical protein (At least one base has a quality score < 10), with translation MHFPYILPFVALGLGVANAAVIDDSDMLDTRAPKCEAGINLIRLDLRHGKSFTGFGKPGDCKNLPKNVNDFDVNSRGTKSLVRCFECTVYEKSDCQPGDSITLEAIEHSRPWVKRSSTGGAGSASARTKRQR